In Solea senegalensis isolate Sse05_10M linkage group LG18, IFAPA_SoseM_1, whole genome shotgun sequence, a single window of DNA contains:
- the LOC122759430 gene encoding glycerol-3-phosphate phosphatase, which yields MSGSKGSARLSGALLKPLLDSVDCVLFDCDGVIWRGDQVIPGAAEVINLLKKNGKRVFFLTNNSSKTRRMYAEKMATMGFSVAPEEVFGTAYCCAAYLSTVCQLQGSKVYLLGSAAMGQELEAVGVRHTGLGPDHITGSQSDWANVPLDPEVKAVVVGFDQHFSYMKLNRAMQYLTQQGCLFVGTNRDTRLPLEGGKIVPGTGCILQAVETAAQRQAQTVGKPNHYMFDCVASQYGLDRARCLMVGDRLDTDILLGSNCGLKTLLTLTGVSTVADVEAHEQSGCPERRKMVPDYYVDSVADLLPALQG from the exons ATGTCTGGGTCCAAAGGCTCCGCGCGGCTGAGCGGAGCTCTGCTGAAGCCGCTGCTGGACTCCGTGGACTGTGTCCTCTTCGACTGTGACGGCGTGATCTGGAGGGGGGACCAGGTCATCCCCGGAGCAGCCGAGGTCATTAATCTGCTCAAGAAGAACGGTAAGCGGGTCTTCTTCCTGaccaacaacagcagcaagaCGCGGAGGATGTACGCGGAGAAGATGGCCACCATGGGCTTCAGCGTGGCTCCGGAGGAAGTGTTCGGGACCGCGTACTGCTGCGCCGCGTACCTGAGCACCGTGTGTCAGCTGCAGGGGAGCAAGGTGTATCTGCTCGGCAGCGCGGCCATGGGGCAGGAGCTGGAGGCGGTGGGGGTCCGGCACACGGGGCTGGGACCGGACCACATCACCGGCAGTCAGAGCGACTGGGCCAACGTGCCCCTGGACCCGGAGGTGAAGGCGGTGGTGGTGGGTTTCGACCAGCACTTCAGTTACATGAAGCTGAACCGAGCCATGCAGTACCTGACCCAGCAGGGCTGTCTGTTTGTGGGGACCAACAGGGACACCAGGCTGCCGCTGGAGGGCGGGAAGATTGTCCCTG GTACCGGCTGCATCCTGCAGGCCGTGGAGACGGCGGCGCAGCGCCAGGCCCAGACGGTCGGCAAGCCCAACCACTACATGTTCGACTGTGTGGCGTCGCAGTACGGCTTGGACCGCGCCCGCTGCCTGATGGTGGGCGACCGCCTGGACACGGACATCCTGCTGGGCTCCAACTGCGGCCTGAAGACCCTCCTGACCCTCACCGGGGTCAGCACAGTGGCGGACGTGGAGGCCCACGAGCAGAGCGGCTGCCCGGAGCGGCGGAAGATGGTGCCCGACTATTACGTGGACAGCGTCGCCGACCTGCTGCCCGCCCTGCAGGGGTGA
- the zdhhc4 gene encoding palmitoyltransferase ZDHHC4, translating to MDFLTLFAVYVLLVLSCIVLVCKYSGQQQTPFSILLNFTIKVFSPFTPKWLQTLSQRSLHRLFHQRSNTFIYLHILLEGAVYAEFTYEVFGFCREMDTTLTSLSVPYILLIIKTFFFYLCVRKDPGTVTKRKVSVQVLMYPYDRRLFHPGVSCPTCQLFKPARSKHCRVCNRCVQRFDHHCVWVNNCIGAQNTRYFLLYLFSLCAMAGDIAVLTADMLLHAVLRSGLLRASYIDERGERQAAGALFVIQHLFLTFPRIVFMLGFLLFVFFLLAGYSLFHSYLAVVNQTSNEWYKSRGYVCQHCHPRSTAGAAAGAVDHLCSPAAPDHSRRYFYSRGLLKNLGEVFSPPVPVRKKHK from the exons ATGGATTTCCTCACTCTGTTTGCGGTTTACGTGCTGCTGGTGCTGTCGTGTATCGTCCTCGTCTGTAAATATTCAGGCCAACAACAAACTCCATTTAGCATTCTCCTCAACTTCACCATAAAG GTTTTTTCTCCATTTACCCCAAAATGGTTGCAGACTTTGTCACAGAGGAGTTTACACAGACTGTTCCATCAGAG GAGCAACACGTTCATCTATCTGCACATCCTCCTAGAGGGCGCCGTGTACGCAGAGTTCACGTACGAGGTGTTCGGCTTCTGCAGGGAGATGGACACGACTCTGACCAGTCTGTCTGTGCCTTACATCCTGCTGATCATAAAGACCTTCTTCTTCTACCTCTGCGTCAGGAAAGACCCAG GCACGGTGACTAAGAGGAAAGTGTCCGTGCAGGTGCTCATGTACCCGTACGACAGGAGACTGTTTCACCCGGGAGTCTCCTGTCCCACCTGTCAGCTCTTCAAACCGGCTCGCTCCAAACACTGCC GAGTGTGTAACCGGTGCGTGCAGCGCTTCGACCACCACTGCGTCTGGGTGAACAACTGCATCGGCGCTCAGAACACGCGCTACTTCCTGCTCTACCTCTTCAGCCTGTGTGCCATGGCGGGAGACATCGCCGTGCTGACGGCGGACATGCTGCTCCACGCCGTGCTGCGCTCGGGGCTCCTGAGGGCCAGCTACATCGACGAGCGCGGCGAGCGGCAGGCGGCGGGCGCTCTGTTTGTCATACAG CATCTGTTCCTGACGTTCCCCCGGATCGTCTTCATGTTGGGCTTCCTGCTCTTCGTCTTCTTCCTGCTGGCGGGTTACTCCCTATTCCACTCCTACCTGGCCGTCGTCAACCAGACGTCCAACGAGTGGTACAAGAGCCGAGGCTACGTCTGTCAGCACTGCCACCCGAGGTCCACCGCAGGGGCAGCAGCAGGGGCAGTGGATCATCTGTGCAGTCCGGCAGCTCCGGATCACTCCAGACGATACTTCTACAGCCGAGGACTTCTCAAAAACCTGGGTGAGGTTTTTTCCCCACCAGTGCCTGTtcgcaaaaaacacaaatga